ACAGCCTTCTTCCTCCTCCGAGATCAACAGCCAATCAGCTCCTTACTGACCACCACTACTGGCGTCCTGAACTTCGCTGCTAAGCCCTCTATCGAGATCCTCGATAGGACCTTCCTCAAGGTTCCACCGAAGCTTCCGGAGGATATTATTAGGATATCGTGCCTCGGCAGGCATTCCTCGATCCCGATGACCAGATTTCTCGCGAGAACAACTCTCACCTCGGCTTTCACACCTGCCTCCGAGAGCTTCTCAGCTATCTGCTTGAGCTCTCTTTCAGCTCTAGCTATCTCCTCGGAGAACTCGCTCTCCTCCAGGGGAGAGGTCAGGGGCACTTTCACGACCTTGAGCAAGGTGACCTCGGCATCGATCAACCCCAACCTACCGACTAAGAGCGCCTTAAGTAGATCAGGGGAGAGGCGGCAGGTAACGGGAAGGAGTACCCTCCTCTTAGCTCCTTCGCTCACTCCTCAATAGACCTCCCTTCTCTCTTGTGAGTGTGAAGCACTACGAAGCTATTAGTACCCCTCACGCCTTTTATCTCGGTCAGCTTCCTTATGACTACCTTTCTGAACTCCTCAACGGAGTCCACCTCAACCACGGCGACGATATCGTAATCCCCGGTCACCTCGTATAGGTCCACTACCTCAGGCATTTCCCTGAGCTTCTCCACGATGCTATCGAGCTCATCCAGTTCGGCGTATATGTTGAGTATCACTAACAAGCCCTCACCTCCTTATGGCTAGCACCTTCCCCGGAAGCTTGCTCATTAAAAGCCTTGCGACCCCTCCCTCCTCTATCTTCCTCGACCCCTTCCCTATTATCACCAGCGCGAAATCGAATGCATCGTTTGATGCTAACGAGAGAGCTACTTCTCTCGGGTCTCCGAAATCAACTCTGTAATCCACTTCTAGTCCCCTATTCCTCAGTTCCCTCGCTATGCTCCTCAGCACCCTGTCGGCGGCTTCACTCTCCTCCCTCACCTCACCGGCGCTGAGCCCCGATGGGTCCACTATGGTGACTAAGTGCAGCCTGTACCTACCCTTGAGCCCGTGATATATGTCCTCAGCGACATCATCACTCTCATAAGGCCTTATCAGAACTAGAGCTTCCCTCGTGTACTCAGCGGGTCTCATTAAGTCGGCGCTGAACCTCCCGAGGACATCGATCCCACTCAGCTTCCTGTAAGCTACATATAGGGATAGTCCCGAGACGAGCCAAGCGAAACCTATGAGCCTCCCCACCTCGTGCATCAGCACGACTAGAGCCAGTAGGAACGTCGTTGATACCACCCCAAGAGCCGCTACTAAGTTGAGATCCCTCCCGAGTACCTTGATATCCCCGGGGACCTTCCAAGGCCTGAAAGCCCTCTCCACCCTCCTTATCCTGATCAGAGAGTAGTTGACCAGTAGGTAGGATGCGAGGGCTGCCACCGCGTAGACATCGGCTATCCTCTCAAGCTCGCCTAGGAAGCAGAGGAACACCGCGAGCAGGCCCGAAAGCACTATCGACCTCACGGGAGTCCTGAACCTCCTGTTTATGGAGGAGAGGTGGGGAGGGATCAGCCTGAACTTCCCCATCGAGTAGAGGACCCTCGAGACCCCCACCACCCCGGTGTTGGATGATGCTAGCGTTATCAGGAAGCCAGTGAAAGCGACTATGAGCGAAGCGTACCTCCCTATTAACGGGAAGGAGAGTGCTAAAGCAGCTAGCGACATCTCCCTGTGCTCAGCTAAGGTCCTCCACCCGACGCTGCCGATGCTGACGAAGGAGAGACCTAGGACGAATATCAACACGGATACCACTGACATCTTGGTCGCTACGGGGATCCACCTATATGGTCTCTTTATCTCCTCGGAAGCTTGCGCTATTGACTCTATCCCTACGAACGAGCTCATGGCTAATGTAGTCCCATAGAGAAAGTTCTGAAGGCTCAGATCGATTCCAGGTAGGTAAGCCACGCCTTCCATCCTCCCGGGGACACCCAACTCCCTCACGTTATTGAGGAAGGATGAGGGATCCCGAAGGAGGTTCATGAGACCTAAAGCCAGTATCAGCGTCTCTACGACTAAGTCTATGGCTACTAGGACCTCCGTGAATAGGGCCGATTCCCTTATCCCGATTAGATTGAGGAACAAGAGCATGCAGATCAGGATCACCGCGATTAAGATGATCCCAGATACCCCAAGCGGGCCTATACTCAAGTTCAGGTCCCTGATCTCAGGGAGTAAGAAGGAGAGGTAGCCTGCTGATGTCACAGCGAAGAGCGATATATCCACTACGTAGCTGAGAACGAGGAGCCAGCCTGCTATGAACCCGAATAGGTCGTTCAGACCCTTAGCCGCGAATACCTGAGCACCGCCCGCGAGCGGGTAAGTCGAGCTCAGCTCAGCGTAAACCAAGCCTGTGGTTACGTAAACTATGGATGCTATGATGAAGGATAGTGGAGCAGCTCCCGCTGAGAAAAGAGCCACAACCCCTATCGCCACATATATATCAGCACCGACATCGGCGTAGCCCATCGAGAAGGCTCCGAACAACTTCACTTCTCTTTTCAGCGATACCTCCTCTCTCCCTAATTCAGGTCCCCCACCGTCGTCCTCCGAGGCTCCGGCGATCCACATAGGTAGTATAAAAAGTTAGCTACCTGAGGAACGCGAGGCTCACGCGGGAGCAGCTAAAGGGCTTATCCTATTAAGGAGCTTATCCTAGCCTCTAAATTCGCTCCGCGATCTAGCTGCTCAGTTACCACGGGAATCGAGCTGCCTAACCCTCCCCTCAAGGTACTCGCCGAAGAACGCCCATGCTGAGAAAACACCGATGAGTAGTCCTAAGCCTATCGCAAGTCCCGTTGAGAGAGCTAGCTTTATCTCGCTGCTCAGGTTCGCGAGGTCTATGACCAATATCGCCACTATCAGGGAGATGAGCATTATGAAGAAGGTCTCCGCTTTCTTTTCGAACCTCATCGATTTCACGAGGGCGTCTACGAGAACCGTCGATATCAACGCTAGTATGACGATGCTCCCGATCCTCGCTAAGTAATCGATCGCTTGACCGTGAAGCTGCGTGCCTTCAGGCGCGAATACCCTTATCACACCCGATGATGCAGCTATTAGGATGAGTGAATCTGCGATCGAGGAGAAGAGCACCTTAAGAGGTACTCTCATCCCATCCGGGAAGATCTCCCTCAGGTACTCCTCGAGCCTCCCTGTCTTCACGAGCCACCCGATCAATCTATTAACGAACCTGATCATCACGAAGGCCATGAACAGTATCAAGGAAGCTAGGGCTATCTTAGGGACCGATGTCACCACATCATTGATCGCCCTCAGTATCTCCTCCATCACCTGGGCCTGCAAATCACATCCCCAGTAGCACAGTGGTGACCCTATAAATCGTGTAGAGCAGCACCGCCAGGGTGGTCAGGGCTAAGGCCGCTAGCATCATCCTGAGGAACTCCTTAGATGCTTGCAGGGTGAAGGAGTACCCGAGGAGGCTCGTGGAGTATATCATCCTGCTCATCTCGTAAGCCCTCCTCGCTGGGATGACAGCTGCCTCAGGTACGGTCAGTAAAGCCAAAGCTAGAGCAGATAGCTTCAACACACCGGCTGTTATCAAGAGCTGAGAGGGTTTTAGCATTCCGATCATCGAAATCAGAGTAGCTAGCAGCAATCCTATGTAGTTAGAGGAGGTGAGGTAAGCTGAAGCCCTCATCCTACCTAGCCTCTTGTTCACCTCCGAGAATATCTGCATGCCCAAGAGGTTCGCTCCGGTGAAGGTTAGGGAGGCAAGGAAGGAGATACCGATGTGGTGAGTCGGGACCGTGACGAGGGGTATGGCTAGCGTGATCAGCGTGTTCAAGAGGATCGCTATCACGTAAGCTCTGTAACCCCTCCATAGGTAGGAGCCAATAGCCCCTCCCAAGTTCCCAGTTACGGATAAAGCAACCGCTAAGTAGATAGGCGCCCCCATCTCCCTCAAGAATGGGCTCCAGGCAATTCCCACCATGTTGGCTCCAGCCAACATGAGGCTCAGTACCAGAAGCGCTGAGCTGCTCCTCACCTTAACCTCCTCCGAGGTCTCCGCGCTTACTTCCACTATCCTACTCGGTATCCTGGGGATCAGGAGTAGTGAGAGGGATGATGAGAGACCTATCAACATGGCTGTGGTGTAGCAGAGGTAGTAGGAGTGAGGGGGTTCCACTCCAGCTGATACGGACGTCATGAAGATCGAGCCTAGGAGGGATGCCGCTGACGAAGCTGCCGATCTGTGAACCGATACTTCCATCACCTCCTCAGTCCCGAGTATGGAGAAGATCAGCGCACCTACAGCTATGCTGACGACCGCCGACACTAGGTTCGCCAGCAGGTAAGCTGCCGATATCAGCATGGGGTCGCCTAAGAAGAATGGGAGGGAGAACCAGGTTACTCTCTCGATCACGTGAAGGGATATGAGGGAGTACTTGAAGCTGTCAGTTAACATGCCTGGCTTAGTGTAGAGGCCTAGTGATACCAGTATGCCCCCGATGGATGTCGGTAGCAGCACCCGGGACAGCAGCTCCACCGAGTAGCCCGAGTAGCTCAGCATGGGCACGAAGAGACCCCTCGTTACGGATACGTAGAATCCTCCTAGGAAGGCTTCAAGCACCAATGCCGCTCTCTTAACGACGTCCGCGTGTGCCATGGTCCCCCTCGGCCCGTGGAGGATCTGTCCAACTGAGTATGACGCTACTCGAGGGAAGCCCCGGCCGTTATAAAGTTTCCCAGTGGTCTCCGAATGGACCGCCATATGTGAACGCTGTACACTCTCTCGCTTCCCTTAACGGATCTCATCCCCGAGAACTAGCGATTTGACTCAAGCTCGTATCTCGGGAGGTTAAGCTCCGTCTTAGAAGGATTAAGAGATATTGAGGAACACGGGCTTAAGGAAGAGCTTTTATAATTGCAGCGTTCACAAAAATAGGTGATTACAGCTCGAGCTACATAGCTGCGTCCCCTTGGTTTAATCACCATGGGTTCCGAGCTTCAGGGTAATAGAACGCTCTTATTCCGAATTTCTTCCTCAGAAGGATGCTGAAGCGGATCGAGATACGGGGTCGCTAGGATTAGTCTCACCGCGAACCCACCGACGGAAGCTATCGCGAGTATTCGATCACTTTAGCTCCCCCTCAGGTGGTCGGCGAAACTCAACTTGATCGAAGAGACCTAAAGAGGCTCTACGGTGGAAAGAGCGACTCACGTAAGTCCGTGTGAAGAGTAAAGTTAATTAGGTTGGACGTCATCCGGTCAGCGATGACCCTGATAAAGAGGCTCCTTGAGGAACTGGAGGAGCACCCTGAGCTGGCTAAGAAGCTAGCGGAGAAGCTAGCCGCGTATACGATCTCCGTCCAGATGGACAGGCTGGTTAAGCAGATGGGTAGAATGGCGGAGGAGCAGACGAAGATATGGCAGGAGATAAGGGCCCTGAAGGAGGAGCAGACGAAGATATGGCAGGAGATAAGGGCCCTGAAGGAGGAGCAGACGAAGATATGGCAGGAGATAAGGGCCCTGAAGGAGGAGCAGACGAAGATGAGAGAGGACTTCAACAAGATACTCGCGGAGATAAAGGAGATCAAGATGACGCAGGACAAGCTCAAGGAAGGGCTGAATAAATTGAGCGAGTCCATGATGTACGGTTTTTCGCAGTTAAGCAAGTTCGCCGGCGTTACTTTTGAGCAGTTCGTTCGTATCCTTCTGACGAACCTCTTCAGGAGGTTCGGGGAGATACCCGAGGACGCTGAGCTCAAACGAGCTACGATAGACGGGGAGGAGGTGGATATCTTCCTGGAGGATCCCCTAATAGTGGGGGAGGTAACGGCCCACGCGGAGTCGGACGAAATCGAAAAACTACTCAGGAAGGCTAAGAGGGCCGAGGAGATCTATGGAAGGAGGGCTAGGCTAATACTTATAGCGGAAACTTCCAGATCGGACGTCGCGAGGGAACTGAGGAGGAGGGCCGAGGAGGAGGGTGTGGAGTTGGTAATAGGGAAGGAAACCTGAGAGCCCCCTGATCCTCGAGAGCGAACTGAATCGACCCGCGCTCTCACTCCTCCTGATCCGATGCAACTGAAACCGCTCAGTTCCCCTTCATCCCCTCTACCATCCCGCGTCACAGAGCCATCCGACGATGGGACTCCGAGGGCTCGGCGGTCTCCACCTCGTCATGGATCGCCTCAGGAGATCCCCTACCTCAGATCTCTAAGCCATCTTCTGGCTTAACACACATCTTTCCCGCGCTTAGAGGGCTATTCGGTCACTCGTTGAAAGCGGGTTAGGCGGCAACTCCCAAATGGATGATCTTTATGGACGTTCATAATATCAAGTCCACGATATCCACCAGTCATCTTTATAGTCCTCACATTTGACATTAGGACGTACCCGATATGCGGCGAGAGAGCCGAATGGGCACGCTATAGCTCCAGATGTGCCTTACCGTTGGCGGCGAAAGCCCCTATATGTGGAGGGACTCATAGATACGAGTCCCACAACGGTGAAGTTAATCACACCTCCTCGATCCCCCGGTGATGTTGACGCGATGGTCCCTGGAATCGGCAGGAAGCTCCGTCTGGTTACGATGCCCCCAGCGGTGCTGAGGTCCAGTCTTCGTCGTTCCGCTCATTGGCGGGGTGAACCGGATCCCCGCTCGAGAGATCGGGGCTCGTGGAAGGCCGAGCCTCCCGATGTCGAGTCGAGCGAGGAGTCCGCTGACGGGTTCATCGAGGGATCCGGCTCATTGGTCCCTCTTCACGACTCAGGTAACTTCTAAGATATATTACGGCGCATTCGATCGTGGAAGCCGCAGGTACAGCCCCTCCGGACGCTCCGAAGATCCCACTACAAGCGCTGAGGCGATCGAGAGATGATCCGCCCACCTCGGAGGATCACCGCGTTTTCGAACGCGGTAACCCATCGATGCATAGCGACAGATCCTGGGGTCATCGGGAGCGCTCGGACGAGGCAGATAAGGGAGATCGACACCCGAACTAGCTTCATGTGTCCAAGAAGGTAGGACGAGCCCTCGAACTCCCGATCCTCCACAGCGCTTCAGCTGAGCGAGGCCTCGGCGTGCCGACAAAGCCGGAGATATTGGAAGCCGACCGAGGAAATACCGATTCTTGTGAAGTCAGTTCCCATCTCACCCCGGAGCCGCCGGGCTCTAGGGATTCTCCCGAACAACTCCCCAACTGAGCGGAAATACCAGCTCCTCGAGAGCTTTAGGACCTCTGAGCGTTCGAGACACATCGATCATGCATTTCAAAGCTCTAAATTGGTCATATAAAAAAAATTGAGGGATACTAGAAGCCGACGTACCTCTCCCTGGGGGCCTGGCAGACGGGGCACCTCTCGGGAGGGACCTCGCCCACGTAGGTGTGACCGCAGACCTGACATATCCAAACCTTCCCCTCTATCTTGAGGTCCTCCCCCCTATCCACGGACTCCTTAGCCTTCCTGTATAGCTCGGCATGTATCCTCTCAGCTTCGTAAGCCCACTTGAAGCTCCTCTCGGCTTGAGATACCTCTTGAAGTCTGGCTAGCTCCATGTAAGCGGGGTACATCTCCTTCACCTCGTACTCCTCCCCAGCTATGGCCAGCTCCAAGTTGTGGGAGGTCGAGCCCGGTCCTATCGGGGTTCCGGCGGATACCTTCGCTTCCTCCCTGTAGCCCTTGAGGACGTTGTAGTGATTGGTAGCGTGGACGCGCTCAGCGTGAGCTACCGCTCTGAAGAGCCTGGCCACGTTTGGAAAGCCCCCCTCTCAGCTATATCGGAGTATATGAGGTACCTCATGTGAGCCATCGACTCCCCACCGAAGGCCGAGAGTAGGGCGTCCTTGGTCATGGGGCGGATGTTGTGCATAATGCTAATACCATCCACCGGATATAAATTACTATAGTTATCTATGAGAACCGAGCTATTTGAGGGCGCTGGCGTTAAGCACCACGAAGAGATCGCTCAGGCTCATTATGACCGCCCCCGCGGCGGGGCTTATCATCAGGGGGATCAGGGCTCCCGCTGCTAAGGGGACCGTCAGGGAGTTGTACCCTATCGTCCAAGCTAGGTTCTCAACCATCTTCCTATGAGCTGACCTAGCGATCTTGAGTAAGCGGACCACGTCCCTCAGGTCATTCCTCACCAACACGACGTCAGCGCTCTCCACAGCTATATCGGTACCGCTACCTATGGCTATGCCTAGATCCGCTTGTATGAGGGCAGGTGCGTCGTTAATCCCATCGCCCACCATCACGACGTATCGACCTTTTCCCTGTAGCTCCCTTATCACCTCGACCTTCTCGTGCGGTTTCACCTCGGAGTAAAAGCCGTCCAATCCTAGCTCCCTCGAGAACCTCTCAGCGACGCTCCTCCTATCTCCAGTCAGCATGTAGACCTTGTAGCCCATCTCCCTGAGCTCCCTCACGGTGTCTGGAGCCTCCTCCTTGAGGGAGTCCTCTAGCTCTATCGTCCCAACCACCTCGCCCTCCACGGAGACCACTATCAAGGTCCCCTCTCCCTCCAGATCAAGCTCGCTGAAGTAATTGGGGCTCGCCACTACCACCTCTCTACCCTCAACTTTACCCTCGACCCCGTAGCCGGGTATGCTCCTGAATTCGCTTGCCTCGAGCAGCTCTATACCCCTTCTAGAAGCCTCCTCCACTAGAGCTCCGGCGATCGGGTGATTCGACAGGGCCTCCAGCGAGGCCGCTAACTTGAGCAGGTCATCCTCTGAGAGCCCACTGTACGTCCTCACCTTCCTCACCGCCAGCCTCCCCTTCGTGAGCGTGCCCGTCTTATCGAACACGATGATCCCACTGGACCTAACTCTCTCCAGAGCCTGCTTCGACTTCAGGAGTATCCCCCTCCTCGAGGTGAGCGAAGTCACCCTGTGCACGACCACCGGTACGGCTAGACCCAGGGCGTGGGGGCAAGCCACTACCATCACCGCCACCATCCTCTCCACAGCGAACGAGAGTCTCCCATCGTGGAGCAACCAGTAGATCAGGGAGGAGGGACCAGCGATCAGTATAGCTGCTGTCAGGAGGAACGCTGCCCTATCCGCTAGCTCAACGTACCTGGACTTAGAGGACCTTATCTCCATCATCAACCTCTCCACCTGAGCTAGGTAGCTCTCCTCCCCTGAACGTGAGATCCTCACCTTGATCGGCGCCTCCAGGTTGAGTGAACCCCCTATTACCTCACTTCCCTCCACCTTCAACACGGGGCTCGATTCACCGGTAAGCAGGGACTCGTCCACGTAACTCACTCCCTCCTCGACGACCCCATCCGCAGCTATCCTCTCGCCCGGTTTGACCAGTACGAGATCCCCCTCCTTGAGCGCGCTCACAGGGACCTCTATCACGCTGGAGTCCCGGATCAGGTGGGCTTCGGAGGGGAGCAGTTTGACCAGCAGGTCTAATTGCCCGGTAGCGCTCGCTAGAGCCCTAGCCTCAACGTAATGGCCTAAGAGCATTATATCGATCAGCATAGCTAACTCCATGTAGAAGGCCTGCGATGATGATGAGAGGAATGAGTAGAGGCTGTAGATGAAGGCAGTAGTTATGCCCAGGGAGACTAATGTCATCATCCCCGGAGCCCTCCTTCTTAGCTCAGATAGAGCCCCCTTCAAGAAGAAGCTCCCTCCGTAGAGGAAGAGGATCGTTGCCGAGGCTAGCTGAACCGCTCCCGAGTGAGGGAACTCCACCCTGACCGCGTCCTCGACCATAGGGGAGAGGAATATCGGGATCGAGAGCAGGAGGGACACGAGCAGCTTCCTCTTGAGCTTCTCAATGGTCCCGTGATGAGCGTGATGCTCTGTCCCGCTGGGTCCCTCGAGTAAGTACTTCCTTGGGTCTTTTGAGAACTCCTCCATGCAGTGCCTCGAGCAGAAGTAGTAGGTCCTGCCCCCGTGCTCCAATCTGAAGGGAGCGCTCCCGGGATCCACTTCCATCCCGCACACAGGATCCTTAACCATGGTTATCTAGCCCCCTACCCTTATCGCTATAAAAAGGGATGCACCTGCGGCTCAGCTCATCGGTGATCATCGGAGATAGTGCTGCAAGGATCCCTTCAACAGCTTAGGGAGAATGCTCTCTCGTTTGGAAGGAAATTAGCCATGGAAGTTAACGATCAGAGCGATACGCACGGATACCGAACCCTTCATATTTCCGTGTTACCACTCCTGCTCCAGATTACGTTTGAGTCGGGTTCTGTCCAAGGCCGTAGGAAGGGGCTTCCACATCCAAACGCATGTGCGAGCAGCTTGACATGAGGGAGATGACAGGTTCCAATGAAGGTTGAGGGTGACAAGCTGATGTCTGAGCTCGTACCTGACCCGCTCTCCCTGGCCTTGGAGAGCATGAAGCGTGCGAGACCTCCGTTGAGGATTTTGAAAGGGAGCCGGAGGGTGTGTCCTTCG
This is a stretch of genomic DNA from Candidatus Korarchaeum sp.. It encodes these proteins:
- a CDS encoding Lrp/AsnC ligand binding domain-containing protein, with product MILNIYAELDELDSIVEKLREMPEVVDLYEVTGDYDIVAVVEVDSVEEFRKVVIRKLTEIKGVRGTNSFVVLHTHKREGRSIEE
- a CDS encoding APC family permease; this translates as MWIAGASEDDGGGPELGREEVSLKREVKLFGAFSMGYADVGADIYVAIGVVALFSAGAAPLSFIIASIVYVTTGLVYAELSSTYPLAGGAQVFAAKGLNDLFGFIAGWLLVLSYVVDISLFAVTSAGYLSFLLPEIRDLNLSIGPLGVSGIILIAVILICMLLFLNLIGIRESALFTEVLVAIDLVVETLILALGLMNLLRDPSSFLNNVRELGVPGRMEGVAYLPGIDLSLQNFLYGTTLAMSSFVGIESIAQASEEIKRPYRWIPVATKMSVVSVLIFVLGLSFVSIGSVGWRTLAEHREMSLAALALSFPLIGRYASLIVAFTGFLITLASSNTGVVGVSRVLYSMGKFRLIPPHLSSINRRFRTPVRSIVLSGLLAVFLCFLGELERIADVYAVAALASYLLVNYSLIRIRRVERAFRPWKVPGDIKVLGRDLNLVAALGVVSTTFLLALVVLMHEVGRLIGFAWLVSGLSLYVAYRKLSGIDVLGRFSADLMRPAEYTREALVLIRPYESDDVAEDIYHGLKGRYRLHLVTIVDPSGLSAGEVREESEAADRVLRSIARELRNRGLEVDYRVDFGDPREVALSLASNDAFDFALVIIGKGSRKIEEGGVARLLMSKLPGKVLAIRR
- a CDS encoding heavy metal translocating P-type ATPase, with the protein product MVKDPVCGMEVDPGSAPFRLEHGGRTYYFCSRHCMEEFSKDPRKYLLEGPSGTEHHAHHGTIEKLKRKLLVSLLLSIPIFLSPMVEDAVRVEFPHSGAVQLASATILFLYGGSFFLKGALSELRRRAPGMMTLVSLGITTAFIYSLYSFLSSSSQAFYMELAMLIDIMLLGHYVEARALASATGQLDLLVKLLPSEAHLIRDSSVIEVPVSALKEGDLVLVKPGERIAADGVVEEGVSYVDESLLTGESSPVLKVEGSEVIGGSLNLEAPIKVRISRSGEESYLAQVERLMMEIRSSKSRYVELADRAAFLLTAAILIAGPSSLIYWLLHDGRLSFAVERMVAVMVVACPHALGLAVPVVVHRVTSLTSRRGILLKSKQALERVRSSGIIVFDKTGTLTKGRLAVRKVRTYSGLSEDDLLKLAASLEALSNHPIAGALVEEASRRGIELLEASEFRSIPGYGVEGKVEGREVVVASPNYFSELDLEGEGTLIVVSVEGEVVGTIELEDSLKEEAPDTVRELREMGYKVYMLTGDRRSVAERFSRELGLDGFYSEVKPHEKVEVIRELQGKGRYVVMVGDGINDAPALIQADLGIAIGSGTDIAVESADVVLVRNDLRDVVRLLKIARSAHRKMVENLAWTIGYNSLTVPLAAGALIPLMISPAAGAVIMSLSDLFVVLNASALK